The DNA region TAGTTTTTGATGCTACTCACAGTGTTCAAATGCCAGGGCAGGGTGGAAAAACAGGCGGTGACAGCTCATTTGTTCCTTACTTAGCTCGTGCAGCTGCAGCAACCGGAGTAGATGGTTTCTTCTTTGAAACACATTTTGATCCGGCATCTGCTTTAAGCGATGGTCCAAATATGGTACGATTGGAAGAGTTGGAAAAGCTTATTGAACAGATTAAAGCTATTAGAGAAATAGTGCAGTAGTATGGTAAAATAGCAAAAATTCAAATGAAGGTAGTTTGATGAATGTTATAGAAGGAAAGTTAAGATTACACGGCAGTGAAAATATTGCTATCATAGCAAGCAGATTTAATCATATTATTACTGATCGTTTAGTTGAAGGTGCTCGTGATGCCTTTTTGCGTCATGGTGGTAAAGAGGAAAACTTAGATCTTATTTTAGTACCTGGAGCTTTTGAGATTCCATTTGCTCTACAAAAGGCTCTTGCAAGCGGTAAGTATGATGGCGTTTGTTGTGTTGGTGCTGTCATTAGAGGTTCTACTCCACACTTTGATTATGTTGCGGCAGAAGCAACCAAAGGAGTAGCCAGTACAACGCTTAAATATGGCAAACCTGTAGCATTTGGAGTACTTACTACCGATACTATTGAACAAGCAATCGAGCGTGCAGGTAGTAAAGCTGGAAATAAAGGTTTTGAAGCTATGGCAGGCGTTATAGAGATGCTTGATCTATACCGGGCAATGGAGGAGTAATGGCAACACGTCATCAGTCCAGAGGGGCAGTAATAGGTCTTTTATATGCCCACGATATAGGTAATCCTGAAGTTCAGCAGTTTAGTGAAGATCTGCTTGAAGAGAAGAAGATAAGAAATAAGCAAAGAGAGTTTGCACTTGGTCTTTATAATGGTGTATTGAGTCATTTAGAGACTATCGATAGTGAGATTAAGGCACATCTGAAAGATTGGGACTTTGAGCGTTTAGATCATGTTGACAAGTCAATTTTGCGTTTAGGTACATATGAATTGCTTTATACCGAACTTGATAGAGCTGTTGTTATCAATGAAGCAGTTGAGCTTGCAAAAGAGCTTGGCAGTGATCAGTCTCCAAAATTTGTCAACGGTGTTCTTGATGCTATTGAAAAGACCACTTCTAAAAAGGGTGAAGAGGCATGAGCCGTCTTAGCAAAGAGGAGGCGGTTAATCTGATCCGTAATGCAGACCTTAAAACACTTGGTCGTATGGCAAGTGAAATGAAGGCAAAACTGCATCCTAAAAAGATTACTACATTTGTTGTAGACCGTAATATAAACTATACAAATGTATGTTGGGTCGATTGTAAATTTTGCGCCTTCTATAGACACGGTAAAGATGATGATGCTTATGTTTTAACTTTTGAAGAGATTGATCAAAAGATTGAAGAGCTTCTATCGATTGGTGGTACGCAGATCCTTTTTCAAGGTGGTGTGCATCCTAAACTTAAAATTGAGTGGTATGAAGAGCTTGTAGAGCATATTCATCAAAAGTACCCAGAAGTTACTATTCACGGATTTAGTGCAGTTGAAATAGACTATATTGCCAAAGTATCACGCATAAGTGTTGAAGAGGTGCTTAAGCGCCTGGCTGCAAAGGGACTTAGCTCTATTCCAGGAGCTGGAGCTGAAATTTTAAGTGACAGGGTGCGAGATATAATAGCACCTAAAAAGATAGATGTCAAAGATTGGCTTGGTGTCCATAGATTGGCACATAAAAATGGCATTAAATCTACAGCTACAATGATGTTTGGTACAGTAGAAACAGATGAAGAGATTGTTGAGCATTGGGAGCACATACGAAATCTTCAAGATGAAACTGGCGGCTTTCGTGCTTTTATTATGTGGAGTTTTCAGCCGCACCATACAAAGCTAGCAGAAGAGGGTATAGTTACCAAAAAAACAAGCCCTAATCGATACCTTAGACTTCTTGCTGTTAGTAGGCTTTTTCTAGACAATGTTAAAAATATCCAAAGTTCATGGGTTACTCAGGGAAGTTACATTGGTCAGATGGCACTGCAGTATGGCGCAAATGACCTTGGTAGTACAATGATGGAAGAGAATGTTGTCAAAGCTGCAGGTGCTGCAAACAGAATGAATCAGCAGGAGATGATACGGCTTATTCGTGATATCGGTGAAACTCCGGCAAAACGCAATACAGCCTATGAGATTTTAGAGGTCTATTGACAGAGCTCAAAGGTGAGAGAAAAGATATGAAAAAAATATTATTGGGTCTGTTGTTACTGCAAGGAGTATTGATGAGTGCAATTTTAGATAAAGTTGAGATAAATGGTGTTGAAATACCTCTTATTTTTGAAGAGGAGCGATTACTGCCGATAGTTTCAATGCAGGTAACTTTCCAGTATAGCGGTTCTTTGGCAGATGGTGAGCATCCAGGACTTGCAAAATTTTCTGCCCGTATGATGAATGAGGGGACAAAAAAACTTGGTTCAACAGGATTTGCAAAAGCATTAGAAGAGAAGGCTATTAGCTTGAGTAGTCACTCAGGAACAGAGACATTTGTTTTTGAGCTTGGGAGCTTGAAAGAGGAGTTTGATGATGGTATTAAACTTTTTGCTGAGCTTCTTAAAGAGCCAAATCTTACAGAAGAGAGTTTTAAAAAGGTACAAACTACAACCATTGGTTCATTGATGCGAAAAGAGAGCGATTATGACTATCAAGCAAGTCTGTTGCTTAAAAAGAGTCTTTTTGAAGGAACACCATTAGAGAGACCTGCTGATGGAACAGTTGATGATATTAAGGCTCTGAAATTAAGTGATGTACAGAACTTTTTAAAAAATCATCTGGTTTTAAAGCGTGCAATTATTGTGATAGGCGGCAGTTTATCGATTGATGAAGCTAAAGCATATGCAAAAGAGGCTCTAAAACCTTTAACTGTTGGTGAGGTTGAACCTTTGCCATTTTTTGAAGCAAGTGAAAAATCAAAGACCTCTATTGAAGTTAAACCGACAGAACAAGCTTATATCTATTTTGGATCACCTTTTAATATGAGGGTTGATGATCCAGAGAGTTACAAGGCAAAAGTTGCAGCATTCATTTTAGGCAGTAGCGGTTTTGGAAGTCGTTTGATGGAAGAGATTCGTGTAAAAAGAGGATTAGCATATTCAGCTTATGGACGCATTGTTTTAAACAGAAGCAGCAGCTATTTTAGTGGATATCTGCAGACAAAACTTGAAAGCCAGGAAGAGGCTAAAAAAGTAGTGCTTGAAGTTATAGATGAGTTTGTAAAAAAGGGTGTAACACAAAAAGAGCTTGATGATGCCAAAATGTTCCTGCTTGGCTCTGAGCCTTTGAGAAATGAAACACTATCTCAACGTCTAAGCCGTGCTTTTAACGAATACTACAAGGGCTTAAGGCTTGGTTTTTCTAAAAAACAGCTAGAGCTTATAGAAGAGCTTAAGTTGGAAGATTTAAATGAGTTTATTGCAAAACAT from Hydrogenimonas thermophila includes:
- the ribH gene encoding 6,7-dimethyl-8-ribityllumazine synthase, translated to MNVIEGKLRLHGSENIAIIASRFNHIITDRLVEGARDAFLRHGGKEENLDLILVPGAFEIPFALQKALASGKYDGVCCVGAVIRGSTPHFDYVAAEATKGVASTTLKYGKPVAFGVLTTDTIEQAIERAGSKAGNKGFEAMAGVIEMLDLYRAMEE
- a CDS encoding dehypoxanthine futalosine cyclase, giving the protein MSRLSKEEAVNLIRNADLKTLGRMASEMKAKLHPKKITTFVVDRNINYTNVCWVDCKFCAFYRHGKDDDAYVLTFEEIDQKIEELLSIGGTQILFQGGVHPKLKIEWYEELVEHIHQKYPEVTIHGFSAVEIDYIAKVSRISVEEVLKRLAAKGLSSIPGAGAEILSDRVRDIIAPKKIDVKDWLGVHRLAHKNGIKSTATMMFGTVETDEEIVEHWEHIRNLQDETGGFRAFIMWSFQPHHTKLAEEGIVTKKTSPNRYLRLLAVSRLFLDNVKNIQSSWVTQGSYIGQMALQYGANDLGSTMMEENVVKAAGAANRMNQQEMIRLIRDIGETPAKRNTAYEILEVY
- the nusB gene encoding transcription antitermination factor NusB; the encoded protein is MATRHQSRGAVIGLLYAHDIGNPEVQQFSEDLLEEKKIRNKQREFALGLYNGVLSHLETIDSEIKAHLKDWDFERLDHVDKSILRLGTYELLYTELDRAVVINEAVELAKELGSDQSPKFVNGVLDAIEKTTSKKGEEA
- a CDS encoding M16 family metallopeptidase → MKKILLGLLLLQGVLMSAILDKVEINGVEIPLIFEEERLLPIVSMQVTFQYSGSLADGEHPGLAKFSARMMNEGTKKLGSTGFAKALEEKAISLSSHSGTETFVFELGSLKEEFDDGIKLFAELLKEPNLTEESFKKVQTTTIGSLMRKESDYDYQASLLLKKSLFEGTPLERPADGTVDDIKALKLSDVQNFLKNHLVLKRAIIVIGGSLSIDEAKAYAKEALKPLTVGEVEPLPFFEASEKSKTSIEVKPTEQAYIYFGSPFNMRVDDPESYKAKVAAFILGSSGFGSRLMEEIRVKRGLAYSAYGRIVLNRSSSYFSGYLQTKLESQEEAKKVVLEVIDEFVKKGVTQKELDDAKMFLLGSEPLRNETLSQRLSRAFNEYYKGLRLGFSKKQLELIEELKLEDLNEFIAKHPELLKLSFAIVTDKK